A single Deltaproteobacteria bacterium DNA region contains:
- the cysK gene encoding cysteine synthase A, which translates to MSDTYGSILELIGNTPLVRINRLFNSRKVTIYAKLEMQNPGGSVKDRIALYMIEAAEKEGLLTPDKIIIEATSGNTGIGLAMVAAVKGYRITLAMPETASQERQKILKALGAEIMLTPGALGTDGAIEKVYELVRQYPQRYFMPDQFNNEANWQAHYHGTGREIWEQTKGEVSHVVVALGTTGTAMGVARRLKEYSDRVRVVAVEPYMGHKIQGLKNMKESYVPGIFDKTILDEVMHVEDEEAFETARKLAKEEGIFAGMSAGAAMAAAVRIAQRLQAGTIVAILPDGGERYLSTNLFTELLEPDIRLYNTITRQKEELKPQTEGKISIFTTGPSMSGAADLSECRRFVVTDLLRRYLEYKGFEVNQVINVSDMDERCLQGPPGSGEYGASHLLDKWLQAMDALGVKKASHYPRSSEHLEEMINMSRALLEKGYAYEKLRSVYFDISKFSDYGRLSRVDIRKVRLGMTVDLDAYEKINPRDFTLLRRATLAELKKGIYIKTSWGSVLPTLHLETVTLARKYLGETVDIHTSSLDFLFPHNENEIALAKAVSGKPLANYYLHCERVIFPQGKLAEESQHGTTVEQLLNKGFSGRQIRYWFLTTHYRKPLHFSEERLAEASRSLARLDEFLMRLQHTGPGEAAEEVDQLVYQVEQSLAEAMSEDLNTSSALAAVFRFIRAMNPLLTRGVVNEEQKSSAIGAMRRLDAILNIMRFEDLELDAESLELIAAREAARKKKNWQEADRLRQLLKEKGIELIDTPRGPQWRRTTPST; encoded by the coding sequence ATGAGTGATACATATGGCAGCATCCTCGAACTCATCGGCAACACGCCCCTCGTGAGAATCAATCGCCTTTTCAACAGCCGTAAAGTGACAATTTATGCCAAACTAGAGATGCAAAACCCGGGCGGTTCTGTAAAAGATCGTATTGCCTTGTACATGATTGAGGCAGCGGAAAAAGAGGGCCTGCTAACCCCGGACAAAATTATTATAGAGGCCACCAGCGGCAATACAGGCATTGGCCTCGCTATGGTCGCTGCGGTGAAGGGCTATCGCATTACTCTGGCCATGCCCGAGACTGCCAGTCAAGAGCGGCAAAAGATTCTCAAGGCGCTGGGGGCTGAAATTATGCTCACCCCTGGTGCTCTCGGAACTGACGGGGCAATTGAGAAGGTGTATGAACTCGTGCGTCAATATCCACAGCGCTACTTTATGCCGGACCAGTTCAACAATGAAGCAAATTGGCAAGCCCACTATCATGGAACTGGCCGGGAGATCTGGGAGCAGACAAAGGGCGAGGTCAGCCACGTGGTGGTGGCGCTGGGAACCACAGGCACAGCAATGGGCGTGGCAAGGCGGCTCAAAGAGTATAGCGACAGGGTGAGGGTGGTGGCCGTGGAACCTTACATGGGGCACAAGATTCAGGGGCTCAAGAACATGAAGGAATCGTATGTTCCTGGTATTTTTGATAAGACCATACTTGACGAGGTAATGCACGTCGAGGACGAAGAAGCTTTTGAAACGGCGCGAAAGCTGGCGAAGGAGGAGGGAATTTTTGCTGGTATGAGTGCGGGTGCCGCCATGGCCGCGGCAGTAAGAATAGCCCAGAGACTGCAGGCCGGCACCATTGTTGCCATCCTGCCGGACGGGGGTGAGCGCTACCTGAGCACCAATCTTTTTACCGAATTACTCGAACCTGACATCCGTCTTTATAACACAATAACCAGGCAAAAGGAGGAACTGAAGCCGCAGACGGAGGGCAAGATTTCCATATTCACTACCGGTCCATCCATGAGCGGGGCTGCTGACCTCAGTGAGTGTCGTCGTTTCGTCGTAACCGACCTGCTTCGCCGCTACCTGGAATACAAGGGTTTTGAAGTGAATCAGGTGATCAACGTCTCAGACATGGATGAGCGCTGCTTGCAAGGGCCCCCGGGAAGTGGCGAATATGGTGCCTCTCATCTCCTGGACAAGTGGTTGCAGGCCATGGATGCTCTGGGAGTTAAAAAGGCCAGCCATTATCCCCGCAGCAGCGAACATCTGGAAGAGATGATCAATATGAGCCGGGCGCTGCTGGAGAAGGGGTACGCCTATGAAAAACTGCGGTCTGTCTACTTTGACATTTCGAAGTTTTCAGATTATGGCAGGTTGTCCCGGGTAGATATCAGGAAAGTCAGGTTGGGGATGACGGTAGATCTGGACGCTTATGAAAAGATCAACCCACGAGATTTCACCCTTTTGCGACGAGCTACTCTGGCGGAGTTGAAAAAAGGAATCTACATAAAGACCTCCTGGGGTAGTGTGCTGCCCACCCTTCACCTGGAAACTGTGACTCTGGCCAGAAAGTATCTTGGCGAAACAGTGGACATTCATACAAGCAGTCTGGATTTCCTCTTTCCCCACAATGAAAATGAGATCGCCCTTGCCAAAGCCGTCAGCGGCAAACCTCTGGCCAATTACTATCTCCACTGTGAGCGGGTGATTTTTCCGCAGGGGAAATTAGCTGAAGAGAGCCAGCATGGGACCACAGTTGAGCAGTTGCTGAACAAGGGGTTCAGCGGCAGGCAGATTCGTTACTGGTTTCTTACCACGCACTACCGGAAACCCCTGCATTTCAGCGAGGAGAGATTGGCAGAGGCCTCTCGAAGTCTTGCCAGGTTGGATGAGTTTCTCATGCGCTTGCAACACACTGGGCCGGGAGAGGCAGCAGAAGAGGTGGATCAACTCGTCTACCAGGTAGAGCAGAGTTTGGCCGAGGCAATGAGTGAAGACCTCAATACCTCTTCCGCTCTGGCTGCTGTATTCAGATTCATTCGAGCTATGAATCCGTTGCTGACCAGGGGGGTGGTCAACGAGGAACAGAAGAGTTCTGCCATTGGTGCCATGCGCCGCCTCGACGCCATTCTGAACATTATGAGATTTGAGGATCTCGAATTGGATGCAGAGTCTCTCGAGCTGATTGCTGCCCGCGAGGCGGCCAGGAAGAAAAAGAACTGGCAGGAAGCAGACAGGCTTCGGCAGCTTCTCAAAGAGAAAGGCATAGAATTGATTGATACTCCTCGGGGACCTCAGTGGCGCCGCACTACTCCTTCGACATAG